The segment TAGAATTAAATGGTTCTGGGAATCGGTATGGTTGCGATGAAAAAAATATCCATGAAAAATTGCTTGCTATTGGTTTTTATCCAAGTATATACAATCCATTTACTAGACAATTAAAAAAAATAGAACCTTTTAAAATGCAAAATACAATTTATATTAGAGATTTTAATTTTGTTAATATGAGATTATTAAGTGGAGATAAAATTAATATTTTTAACAATTCTTTTTAGTAATGAAAATCTGCCATATCATTACTAGTATCGACCAATCCGGTGGCGGACCTTCCAAAAGTGTTTGCGATTTAAGTATTCAATTAGCTCAACAAGGCCTTGACATTCATCTCTTAACACAAGCGTCTGAAAATCCTTATATACAAACAAGCCCACACAAAAAATTAGAATTACATTTTGTACAGGGAATTTCGTTTTCATTAGCTATAAAACAACAATTAACCCAAGAACACTTTGATTTACTTCATAGTCATGGTATCTGGCAAATGCCAGTACATTACGCAGCTCAATTAGCTAAAAAAAATAATATTCCGTATATTATCTCAACCAGAGGCATGCTCGAACCATGGGCACTGAATTATAAAAAATGGAAAAAAAAATTAGCTTTATGGATATATCAAAATAACGATCTAAAAAAAGCCGCTTGTATTCATGCTACCGGTAAAATGGAAGCTCAACATATTCGTCAATTAGGATATACCAACCCCATTGCCATTATACCTAACCCTATTGAACTTAAAGAAAAAAAAACATATACCAATTTAAAAAAAGAAAAAAAACGCTTAGCATTTATTGGCAGACTCCATAAAATAAAAAATATTGAAAGTCTTATGCATGCATGGACTAAAATTAAAAATACACAAGATTGGGAACTCGTATTGGTTGGTGATGGCGAAAAAAATTATGTACAATCGCTTAAGCAATTAGTTGCTAATTTACAAATACAAAATATATTATTTACAGGTTTTTTAGCTGGTGAAGAGAAAGAAAAAATTATGCAAACACTCGATTTTGTTGTATTGCCTAGCTTTTCTGAGAATTTTGGTATGGTTGTCGGCGAAGCATTACAAAACGAAATTCCTGTCATTGCCTCTACCGGAACACCATGGGATGATTTACAAAAACACCAATGCGGTTGGTGGGTCAATAACGATGTAGAAACCCTGTCTCAAACTATACAACAAGCCATAGCATTATCCGATGAAGAACGCCAACAAATGGGGCAACGAGGCAGAAAATTGATTGAAGAAAAATATTCTGTTGAAATAGTGGCTTCTCAAATGATACAGTTGTACGAATGGATACTTAAAGGTGGTACAAAGCCGGAATTTGTGTATGAATTATGAATAATGTATTACCATCTTACTCCCCCCAACCGTCATGCTGAACTTGTTTCAACATCTCCTCAAAACCCAACATACCCCTCAAAACCGTCATACTGAACTCGTTTCAGTATCTCCTCAAATCACAACACTACCCCTCAAAACCGTCATACTGAACTTGTTTCAGTATCTCCACAAAAACCCAAAACTACTCCCCAAAAACCGTCATGCTGAATTTATTTCAGCATCCGATCAAACACATCATTCCCTTCATACTATCCCTTATACGTCATGCTGAACTCGTTTCAGTATCTCCTCAAATCACAACACTACCCCCTCAACCGTCATGCTGAACTCGTTTCAGCATCTCCTCAAAACCCAACATACCCCTCAAAAGCGTCATGCTGAACTCGTTTCAGCATCTCCACACCCCCACTTATAAAAAAAATAATAATTCTAAATAAAAAATTAAAACCTATGTCGCAATATAAAGACTACGGATGGAACAATCAGGAACTAACAGCAGCTCATACTTATATCCTTCCTGAATTATTGAAATTACTAAAAAATGTTGAACAACCCATACTTGATGTAGGATGTGGCAATGGTGCTATCGCAAATTATCTTATATCGATAGGACATACCGTTTACGGCATAGATGCATCAGAATCGGGCATAAAACAGGCAAATAAAATAAATCCAAATCATTTTTTTGTTCAAAATATAGATTCAAAAGAACTTCCCAATGATTTGAAAAATATTCCCTTTAAAACAATCATTTCTACAGAAGTAATTGAACATTTATATGACCCCAAGGGATATATTGCATTTTGTAAGAATATATTAGAACAAAATGGGGGTGGTCATTTAATCATTTCTACACCTTATAATGGATACCTTAAAAATTTATTAATTTCTATTTTTAATAAATGGGATTTACACTTAAATCCATTATAGGATGGAGGTCAAATAAAGTTTTGGTCACGTAAAAGCTTAACTTTTTTACTTTTAGAAAATAATTTTAGTATAGAAAAATTTGCTGGAGTTAGACGCATCCCTTATATTTGGAAATCAATGATAATAAAAGCTTATGTTAGAAAATCAAAAAATTGATCTTTCGCAATACGAAAACGCATTAAGTCGAAAAAATCAAATAGCAAGGTTCATCTGGAACATTACTTGGTTCTTATTTGCACGTCCTTTTCCTCGTAGTATTGGCAATAAATGGCGAATTTTTTTACTCAAAATATTTGGAGCAAAAGTAAGCTGGAAAGCTGTTATATATTCAAATGTAAGAATATATATGCCTTGGAAATTAAAAATGAATGATTATGCTTGTTTAGCACCCGAAGTCGATTGCTATAATGTAGATTGGGTTATTATAGGAGCCAATTCAACTATTTCTCAAAAATCTTACCTTTGCACTGCGTCACATGATATATATAAATCGAATATGCCATTAATAACAGCACCTATTGTAATCGAAGACCAGGTATGGGTTGCTGCTGATGTGTATATTGGTCCAGGCATAACCATTCATCAGGGATCTGTAATTGCTGCCCGTGCTGTTGTGGTAAAAGATGTTGAACCTTGGACTATTGTAGGAGGCAATCCAGCAAAGTTTATTAAAAAAAGAGAAATACACGAATAAAATGTTAGACATTAGCGTAATTATATTAACCTATAACGAAGAAATTCATATAGAACGATGTATTCAAAATATTAAAACTATCGCTAAAGACATTTTTGTGGTGGATTGTTTTTCTACTGATAATACTGTTAAAATTGCTAAAAGTCTCGGTGCAAAAGTCTTTCAACATAAATGGGAAAACAGTTATGCAAAACAATTTAACTGGGCATTAGAAAATTTACCAATTACCACAAAATGGATTTTACGTTTAGATGCTGATGAATACCTATACCCTGAACTAATAGAAGAAATAACTAAAAAATTGCCTAAACTCCCTGAAAATATTACCGGTATTGTATTTAAACGTCGTCATATTTTCCTTGAAAAATGGATGAAAAGAGGTACCTATCCGGTTAAATTACTTAGATTATTTCAACACAAGAAAGGTATTTGTGAACAACGTTGGATGGATGAACATATCCAATTAAACGAGGGAATTTCTATTGAATTTGAACACGATTTTGCCGATCATAATTTAAATAACCTTACATGGTGGACACAAAAACATAATGGTTATGCTATACGCGAAGCCATTGATTTATTAAATATAGAACTGCATTTTTATGAAGAAAAAGAGCCTCAATTAAATGCACAAGCATTAAAAAAAAGAAAACATAAAGAAAGCTATGCGCGTAAACCTTTATTTTTGAGAGCATTTATATATTTTGTTTACAGATATTTTTTTAAACTTGGTTTCTTAGAAGGCAAAGAAGGTTTTTTATGGCATTTTTTGCAAGGTTGGTGGTATAGAACCCTAGTTGATGTCAAAATATACGAAATCAAAAAAACTTGCGGCACCGACAAAGAAAAAATAAAACAATACCTGCTTACTCACCACCATATTAACATTGATGATAACTGAAAAATTGAAAATTAAAAACTCAATAACTCATTTTCAAATTGACACATCTTATCTTCAAATCCTCTAATTATCTCATCTTTTAATCATTAAATTATCCATTAATTTACTTTTTTCGCAAAATATTAATAAAATTTGCGAATTAAATCGCAAAATCATGATTGAAATAATCATATCTGCAAAAATTACGAGTAGCCTTTTTAAAGGGAAAGCTATTGTAATACTTGTTCCAAGGCAAGTATGAAAAACTACACTGCTTAAAAATATTTTTTCAACATCAAACGAAGTATTGTGGCTAAATGCAGATAATATTGAAGTTCAAGAATTACTTGATATACCTTCGTCCACAGAACTCAAAAAAGTTATTGACGAGGCTTAACGAATAAAAGAAATTAGAATAAAGTTGAAAATAATTATTGACGAAACAAAAAACATTCAACTTATAGTAACAGTATCCTCTTCATTTGATGTTTCAAATAAAATAAACGAGCCATTAAACGGACGAAAATTCGAATATGATTTATTTCCTGTTTCATTATCCGAAATAGTCAATCACCATCAGTTATTTAATGAAATTAAAACATCGGTTGGTTTATGGATATTATCCCGAAATTGTTACCAGTAATGGAAACGAAAAGGAACTTCTTAACGAATTAGCCAATAGTTATCTTTTTAAAGATATTTTATCTGGAATAAAATTTAAAAAGCGGATTAACTTTTTAAACTATTACATGCTTTGGCATTTCGGATAGGACAACAGGTTTCGTATCATGAATTAGGGCAAACTGTAGGCTTGGATAATGAAAAGGTTGAAACGTATATACAGTTATTAGAAAAAAGTTATGTGATTTTCAGGCTGAGTTCTTTTAACAGAAACCTACGTAATGAATCGAAAATATCGCAAAAATTTTTTTTTAACAATGGAATACGAAACACACTTATTTCAAACTTCAATTCTTTAGAACTTCGAAACAACGTAGGAGCATTGTGAGAAAATTTTTGGTCAGCGAACGTAAAAAACATTTATCCTATCAAAATATTTACACCAATTGCTATTGGGGCGTACACAAACTCAACAGGAAATTGATTATATTGAAGAAAGAAACGGAAAACTATACGCATTTGAATTTAAATGGAGTAAAAACAAAAATGTTAAATTTCCAAAATCATTTCTAGAAGCCTATTCAGAAAGTGAAACAAAAGTTATTTCACCTGATAATTTTGAGGAGTTTATAAGCTAATATCTGGTAAAAAGGTACAAAGTAATAATTCAAATTTTTTTTAATTAATCATTTACCGCTCATCATTAATATTAGTGCCTAAAGTAATTAAAATATCTAACAAAATATTCTAAGTATTTCGATCCTTAATGAACTCTAAGTAATAATTATCTTACTTTCATATTTTCAAATGATGAAATAGCCATCTCATCATTCTGAGATAACCAATCAAAAATGAATTTATTACATACAAATAACTATCACTATTTATTCGAATGACGTATTCCACCTAACCTAAATTTAAAAATTAAAAATAATTACAGATGAAAATCTCTCTCATCACCGCAACATATAATAACGCTGCCACCATTGTGGATTGTTTGGAATCGGTCAACACACAAACCGTAAAGCCATTTGAGCATATCATTATAGATGGTCAATCAACAGATGGAACACTCGAAATATTAGCTAATTATAAACATTTAAAAGTTTTATCAGAACCCGACAAGGGCATATACGATGCACTTAATAAAGGCATTCGCCTAGCAAATGGCGATATTATTGGATTTATGCATGCAGATGATTTCTATGCTAATAATCAAGTTTTAGCATGGGTTAACCAAACATTTGAACAAGCTCAGTGCGACGCTGTATATGGCGATTTACAATACGTACAAGCCAACAACATAAAAAAAATCGTTCGTAACTGGAAAGCCGGAGAATACAAACAAAAAAAAATAAAATGGGGTTGGATGCCTCCACATCCTACCCTTTTTGTAAAGAAATCGGTGTACGAAAAATTCGGTAACTTCGATTTATCTTATACTATTGCTGCCGATTATGAATTAATGATGCGTTTTTTATGGAAACATAACATTTCATTAGTTTACATTCCTAAATTATTTATCAACATGCGTACAGGAGGCAAGAGCAACCGATGGTTAAATATTTATTTAAAAATGAAAGAAGATTATAGAGCCATTCGTTCGCACCATATTGGAGGACTAAAAGTATTAATCTTTAAAAATCTTCGCAAAATAGAACAATTTTTTTAATCTCTTTTCTCATTTATTAAATCTTACCATTATGCGATTTGTTTTATTTGCTTATTTAATAATATATTCCATATCCTCACAGGCTCAAAGCATAGTAACAGGTGCAGAGCAAGTGGACAAATACTTGCCTATGCTCCAAGCAAAACGGGTGGGCATTGTTTGCAATCACTCTTCACGCATAGGCAATACCTTGCTGGTCGATAGCCTCTTAAAGCTCCATGTGAATATTGTGAAGATATTTGCGCCCGAGCACGGCTTTCGTGGTGAAGCTGAGGCCGGCGAATATGTAGCCTCTGGCAAAGACTTACAAACAGGCTTACCCATTATTTCGCTCTATGGCAAAAACAAAAAGCCCTCTACCCAAGACCTTAGCGATGTAAATGTATTGCTCTTCGATATACAAGATGTGGGTGTTCGCTTTTATACCTATATTTCTACCTTGCACTATGTCATGGAATCGGCAGCAGAAAATAATAAGCCATTGATTGTACTCGATCGCCCCAATCCCTTAGGTTATTATGTTGATGGACCTGTCTTAGACACTGCTTATCGCTCGTTTGTGGGCATGCACCCTGTTCCCATTGTACACGGAATGACGATAGGCGAATATGCACAAATGATTAATGGCGAAAAATGGCTTAAAAACAATGTTCAATGTTCATTAACCGTTATTCCATGCAGTCTATACCGACATAATACTCGTTATGTTTTACCGGTCAAACCCAGCCCCAATTTAATTGATATGACTTCGGTGTATCTTTATCCCAGTCTATGTTTGTTCGAAGGAACGGTAATAAGCGTTGGGCGAGGTACAGCTTATCCGTTTCAGGTTTGCGGACATCCATTATTAAAAGGAAAATATTCATTTTCGTTTACACCAAAGGCTAAACTAGGCAATAAAACACTTCTCTACGATGC is part of the Bacteroidales bacterium genome and harbors:
- a CDS encoding glycosyltransferase, producing MKICHIITSIDQSGGGPSKSVCDLSIQLAQQGLDIHLLTQASENPYIQTSPHKKLELHFVQGISFSLAIKQQLTQEHFDLLHSHGIWQMPVHYAAQLAKKNNIPYIISTRGMLEPWALNYKKWKKKLALWIYQNNDLKKAACIHATGKMEAQHIRQLGYTNPIAIIPNPIELKEKKTYTNLKKEKKRLAFIGRLHKIKNIESLMHAWTKIKNTQDWELVLVGDGEKNYVQSLKQLVANLQIQNILFTGFLAGEEKEKIMQTLDFVVLPSFSENFGMVVGEALQNEIPVIASTGTPWDDLQKHQCGWWVNNDVETLSQTIQQAIALSDEERQQMGQRGRKLIEEKYSVEIVASQMIQLYEWILKGGTKPEFVYEL
- a CDS encoding putative colanic acid biosynthesis acetyltransferase; amino-acid sequence: MLENQKIDLSQYENALSRKNQIARFIWNITWFLFARPFPRSIGNKWRIFLLKIFGAKVSWKAVIYSNVRIYMPWKLKMNDYACLAPEVDCYNVDWVIIGANSTISQKSYLCTASHDIYKSNMPLITAPIVIEDQVWVAADVYIGPGITIHQGSVIAARAVVVKDVEPWTIVGGNPAKFIKKREIHE
- a CDS encoding glycosyltransferase family 2 protein, with the protein product MLDISVIILTYNEEIHIERCIQNIKTIAKDIFVVDCFSTDNTVKIAKSLGAKVFQHKWENSYAKQFNWALENLPITTKWILRLDADEYLYPELIEEITKKLPKLPENITGIVFKRRHIFLEKWMKRGTYPVKLLRLFQHKKGICEQRWMDEHIQLNEGISIEFEHDFADHNLNNLTWWTQKHNGYAIREAIDLLNIELHFYEEKEPQLNAQALKKRKHKESYARKPLFLRAFIYFVYRYFFKLGFLEGKEGFLWHFLQGWWYRTLVDVKIYEIKKTCGTDKEKIKQYLLTHHHINIDDN
- a CDS encoding glycosyltransferase; this encodes MKISLITATYNNAATIVDCLESVNTQTVKPFEHIIIDGQSTDGTLEILANYKHLKVLSEPDKGIYDALNKGIRLANGDIIGFMHADDFYANNQVLAWVNQTFEQAQCDAVYGDLQYVQANNIKKIVRNWKAGEYKQKKIKWGWMPPHPTLFVKKSVYEKFGNFDLSYTIAADYELMMRFLWKHNISLVYIPKLFINMRTGGKSNRWLNIYLKMKEDYRAIRSHHIGGLKVLIFKNLRKIEQFF
- a CDS encoding DUF1343 domain-containing protein, producing the protein MRFVLFAYLIIYSISSQAQSIVTGAEQVDKYLPMLQAKRVGIVCNHSSRIGNTLLVDSLLKLHVNIVKIFAPEHGFRGEAEAGEYVASGKDLQTGLPIISLYGKNKKPSTQDLSDVNVLLFDIQDVGVRFYTYISTLHYVMESAAENNKPLIVLDRPNPLGYYVDGPVLDTAYRSFVGMHPVPIVHGMTIGEYAQMINGEKWLKNNVQCSLTVIPCSLYRHNTRYVLPVKPSPNLIDMTSVYLYPSLCLFEGTVISVGRGTAYPFQVCGHPLLKGKYSFSFTPKAKLGNKTLLYDAKPCYGLDLRQHIDSTFTLKYLLEMYHHYPYKKEFFNSFFIKLIGNKKVYDAIKAEKSEVEIRSLWTDEVNAFMQIRKKYLLYD